Below is a window of 'Nostoc azollae' 0708 DNA.
ATGCCAATTGCCAGAGTTTTCTCCGCCGTAATAGCATTTCTTTCCATGACTTGATTCCGCTTGGCTGCGTAATAAGCATTAAGTGCAACAGCTAAACCCAGAAAGACTATAGCAGTGGTGGTTAATGCTTGGTTTTTGTTAGCTATTCGCTGCTGAAGTGATAACTTCTCAATATTAGTAGATGCGAAGACAATCAGTATTAAGGACAGAGCAACAATAAGGATGATGGTGAGCAACCAATGTAATGTTGCATCTGTCTTTTTAGCAGACATACCAGAAAGATGCTTCACAATAATGAGTTATTACTGAGATGATTAAAAAAAATAGTATAGCATTTAGCTTCAAATTTAGATATCTAAACTTTTCTCACGAAAAAGGGGAAAAATTTTTCCCTTTTCCCCTTCCCTTTAGTATTCTTGGTATATTTTGTTTCTTAAAACTTGTCAAAATGGCAGTAAACCACTCGCTACGAATCAAAGTAACTGTTTTTATTACCCTACAACCTTATTTCTTAAAAGTTCAACTTAGCTTCCCTTAAATTCGCTCCATCAAGCATGGTATCATTCAAAATAGCATCGTGTAAACTAGCTAAATATAGATTAGCTCGATGTAAATTAGCACCAGAAAGATTTGCACCAGAGAGATTTGCTGCACTGAGTATTGCACCAGAGAGATTGACAAAATTGAGATTTGCACCAGAGAGATTTGATGCACTGAGTATTGCACACTCTAGGTTTGCACCAGAAAGATTTACCTTTGATAAATTCGCTTGATAAAGGTTACTTTTTTCTAGGTTGGCATTTTGTAAGTTTATTCCCCTTAAGTCTGTATAACTTAAGTCAATCTGCTCATTTTCTGGATCTTTGTTTGTATCTCTTCTCACTATTACGGTCATGGCTGCTTGAATTACTGCTCGCATGTTTGCCGAGGAATCACCTGTTACTTCCTGTGAGCATAGATTGGTGGTTGTATTTCGCACAAACTTAGTCAGCATATCTATAATTGTCCAGTGGTATTCTGGATTAACTTCAACAAGATGCTCCAAAGCCTTAATTGCTGATAGACTGGTTTCTATTGGATAATTTTCCAGTCTTTTGATAACCTCCATTAAGTAAGATTGATACAAATTATTATGTAGATTATGTTTGATTCTCTCCTGAATTTCCAGCATGCAAAGAATGATTTTTATCATTGGAGTATCATTAATAATAATGATGTTCCTTAACATTTTCATTGTAGGGACTCAGTAATTTATAACTAGTTATTAGTCATTTATGCTAGTGTTTAAGTTTCAGTACCTGGATGAATTAATTACATTAATTTCGTATTGATAAACAACCCAAATGTGTAAGTTGATTTTTATCTGACTTTACAAAGTATCCAAGGCATGACATGAAAGAAACAAACAGTAAAGAAGGTAAAGAACGTAAAGAACGCAAAGAACCCGAAGGAACGAGAGATTCAAAGAGTTTTTTAATTAGTCCCGTAGTTTTTAATTTGATTGGGATGTTGCCAGCAAGAATAATGATTGTGACAAATAAAAAACTACAAAGCTGATGCAGGAAGTCCTTTATAATCCGAAATTATGTAATGCTCAAAAAACTAGTGCTGATTGGTGGTGGTCATAGTCATGCCCTTGTATTGAGACTTTTTGGTAATAAACCTTTATCTGGAGTCAGATTGGCTTTAATTACACCAGATATATATACGCCATATTCAGGAATGTTACCCGGACATATTGCAGGATTTTATAGTTATTCACAGTGCGATATAGATTTGCAAAGTTTAAGCAATTTTGCTCATGCTCAGTTATGTCTTGATCATGTAATTGGACTGGATTTAAAAAATCGTAAAGTGCTTTGTGCTAACCAACCTACGGTAGATTTTGATATATTGTCTATTAATATTAGCAGTACACCTACAAAGTTGTCTGTACCAGGTGCAGTAGAATATACAATTGCTGCAAAACCTGTCGCGCAATTTTTAGAACATTGGTATCAATTACAGGAAAATGCAGTTAGGAATCCTCAAAAAGCTCTAAATATTGCCATTGTTGGTGGTGGTGATGTGGAATTGGCATTATCAATACTTGCCGGTGTGAGAAAATTGGAAATTTATTTATTTCAAAGTAGTAAAGAATTAATGCCAAGTCATCACCAATCAGTGCGACGAATTATGCGGGATATTTTAAGTAATCAAGATGTTAAATTGCATTTAGGTGAAAGGGTGTGTGAGGTTGTAAAGCTAATAAATAAGGGGCTGACAATTAAATGTGAATCTGGCTTAATGGTAACTTGTGATCAAGTGTTTTGGGTGACACACGCTTCAGCAGGAAGTTGGTTGAAGGCTGCGGGAATTGGTACTGATGACCAAGGTTTTATTTTAGTAAATGATAATTTGCAATCTGTGACGCATCCTCATATTTTTGCCGCAGGTGATATTGCCAAGATGATTAATTATCAATTACCGAAAGCTGGTGTATTTGCGGTGCATAAAGGCAACCCGCTGTATGAGAATTTACGAAGCATGATTTTAGGAGAATCTCTGAAACCATACAAACCCCAAACAGCTTATTTCAGCTTAATTGTTACAGGAGACGGACGTGTATTAGCTAATAGAGCCATTTTGCCCTTACCATCTCATCAGTTATGGTGGTGCTGGAAAGACTGTATTGATCGGAATTTTATGGCACAATCTCCCCATCAATAAAATCCACAGATCCCTGTAGTCTGAAAAAGTCGTTGGGTGGCTTTGTCTAGTTTTTTACTACTGGTATGACAATATAACCTGTGGTTAAATAGCCTAAAACTAGGTTGCTTTGTATCTCCCAAAACTATCAATAGGCACCTACGTAAGCGCAAATTAAGCTATCTAATTTATCTTCTGTTTCTTTAAGTGCTGCACATGTAGTGGGAATTTCTAAAGGGAAAGAATCAATAAGACTTAGAGGAGGTAAAAGAGAAGGAAGAATCTCAAGAATATAATTTTGGAGTTTGATTAATTCTAAACGGTGATCGCTTATTCTTCCTTTTTTATATTTGAGGATGCGTTCTAATCCAAATAAGTTGACAATGGCTGGCTGGGTGGGGAAAAACTTCGACTTGATCTATTCATTCCTGGTTTTTGGGGTTCGACGGTGGCTGCATGAACAAAAATACCTAAAACCCCAAAGCCCTCTTATCCCAATACTTCCCACCACTTCCGAACTAGTCCCGCCATTAGACAATCTATCTGTCATCCTACACAGAAAACTCCATCTGCGCTACTGGTCAGTTACTAGAAGCTTGTCCTGGTTGTACCGGTCCTGGTTTTGGACATCGGTATTTGAGAAAAGAAACTTTCAAGAGCGAGCGCAATGGGTACAGCTTTAGAAAAGGCGGGAACTTCGGGGGATGCTTTAGACTTGTATATTTTTGGTAATGTACTCAGAGCCGGACATGGACACTCATTACCCCGTCAAGCAGCTTTCAAAATTGGGATGCCTGACACCATAAACGGTTATGCGGTGGATATGGTCTGTTCGTCGGGAATGATGAGCGCCATCATGTACGATCGCCGTTCTGGTTCAGTAGTTTGTATTTCCTCAATTTCCGGTGAACAAGGCAAGCTCGGTCAAACTAATTATGCAGCATCCAAAGCAGCGGTAATAGGCTTAACTAAATCCTTAGCCAGAGAAGCAGCCATGTATGGAGTGCGGGTAAATGCAGTAGCACCAGGAGGACTCATTGAAACCGAATAAATCTGGAGGCATATTTATGAGTATCTATAGAAATCATATTTGATTTTTGAAAAAGACTAAGAGATAATACTGAGAAACTGTCTTATCTAATAGCTAACAATGAGCAACCAGGAGCTACAATCTAAAATTGCAGAACTACAAGAATTTATAGATGAGCGTCCAGATGCAAGGGAAGTAAGAAAAACATTGGCAGTGAAGCTGGTTTATCAAAGCTACAAGTATGAGGAAATTCAAACAATTTTAGATGTTTCAGTTGGTTCAATAACAACATGGAAACAAGCCTATGAGAAAGATGGAATTTTAGGACTGTGCCTAAAACACAAAGGGAGAAAAAGCCACTTGAATACTCAACAAAGAGAAGAAGTACTGGCTTGGTTACAAACGAAGGAATGTTGGGAGCTTGGCGAACTTGAGTGTAAACTGGCTTTTGAATATGATGTACTTTATGAATCAAAACGTAGTTATTACGATTTGTTTGATGCGGCAGGAATTAGTTCGAAGAAAACATCTTCAGCAAATTCAAAAGCTAATGAAGAAGCAGTTGCCGCAAAAGAAAAGAGATTTCATCATTGTTGGCGAGCCGCCGAGAAGATATAGAAGCTGCGCTATTGAGAGTTTTGCTATTAGATGAGTGTCATTTACTTTGGGGAGATAGCATTGGATAGGTTTGGGGTAGAACTGACCAAGAAATAAGCATTCCAATTAGTATTAGTAACGAACGAGATAAACAAACTTATTATGGAGCAGTTGACTAGTTAGGTAAAAATTTATTGTTGAAAACCTATGATACAGCTAACTCAAAAAATACTATTGATTATCTCAGCTATTTACTAGAAGAGTCACCTAACCAACAATTGCTTATTTTTTGGGATGGAGCTAGTTATCATCGTTCAAAAGAAATTCAAAATCCTTTAGCATCTATTAACCAAGGTTTACCTTTAGAGCAATGGAAAATTTATTGCGTCCGCTTTGCTCCTAACTGTCCCTCTCAAAACCCCATAGAAGATGTTTGGTTGCAAGGGAAAACTTGGCTGCGACGTTTTCGTGCTTTAATCCCAACATTTTCTCATCTTAAGTGGATGTTTGAGTGGTTCATTCAAAACACTACCTTTGATTTTCCGTCTCTCCAGATGTACGGAGCACTTCCATAGATCAAATACTATTCCTATATATATTTATCATCTTAGGTAGAGGAAGACTTTACACCTATGATTTAGATTGTAATTTATACGGAATGAAAAGCTAAGTTTGAAATTTAGAATTTATTGATTATTCTTTTAAATGTGAAAGATCAAAATAAATGATGATAAGGGCAAAGGAGGTAAACACTAATTATTTATTAACAATTTATTAGCCCTATTTGTAAATAGATGAAAATATATATAATATAGCAAACGAAAACAATCAAAGAAAAATGACGGTCCTAGTCCTATTGCGTCTTCAAAGTTGAGTGATACAAAGCAACTTGATCTAGGTAAATCGCAATCAGCAGGTGTATCATCATTAAATTTATCCTCATCAAATAAATCTCGTCAACCAAAAGGAGCATTAACAGATACGGCTGATATTGTCTGTCTATCTCATTTCCGTTGGCATTTTGTTTATCAAAGACCTCAACATCTTCTTAGTCGCTGTGCTCAAGGAAAGCGGGTCTTTTTTATTGAAGAACCAATTAATTTTAACCAGGAAGATTTGCGAAGGTTGGATATTAGCCGAGATACCAGTGGGGTGGTTATTGTTATTCCCTATCTACCAGAAGGTTTAAGTGAGGAATCTGTCAACGCAAATTTACAAATTCTGATTGATGGTTTTTTTACAGAGTATAACATCCGCAAGTATATTTGTTGGTACTACACACCAATGGCAATCATATATTACAACCCCAGGCTGTAATAATATGATTGCATGGATGAGTTATCTGGATTTCACGGAGCGCCACTAACTTTAAATAATTACGAAGCTGAACTATTTCGCCGTGCAGACTTAGTATTTACAGGGGGACAAAGCCTTTACGAAAGTCAAGTTAACCAGCACCCAAATCTCTATGCGTTTCCCAGCAGTGTAGATATAGCCCACTTTGGACAAGCAAGAAACCTAACCCTCCAACCCCCTTCCCTTCCAGGGAAGAAGGAGAAAAGTTCCAGTTCCCCTCTCCTTGCAGGAGAGGGGTTAGGGGAGAGGTCAGAACCAGCAGATGAAGCAGATATTCCCCATCCCCGTCTGGGTTTCTTTGGTGTAATTGATGAACGGATGGATATTAAACTGCTGCAAGGTATTGCCAATGCACGTCCTGACTAGCATTTAGTCATAGTTGGCCCAGTTGTCAAAATTGATCCAGCCATCCTACCACAGTCCGAGAATATCCATTATCTCGGTGCTCAAACCTATCAACAGCTACCTGAATATTTGGCAGGATAGGATTTGGCAATGTTACCATTTGCCCGCAATCAAGCAACGCGCTTTATTAGCCCAACTAAAACTCCTGAGTATCTTGCAGCTGGCAAACCTGTTTTATCTACCAGTATTCGGGATGTGGTGCATCCCTATGGAGAGTCAAAATTAGTACGCATTGCAGACACGGTTTCTGATTTCGTCACCGCAGCGGAACAAGCAATGCAACAGGATACAAAAGCATCAGGGTGGTTGAGTCGAGTAGATGCCTTTTTAGAACAAATTTCGTGGGATCGGACTTGGGCTTCAATAATGAAGTTTATAGACTCTGCTATAGCTACCCGTGATGGAGAGGAGAAAAATAATCTTGCTGCCATTACTGGACAACAAGCACCCAATATCATTACTAGTAGTCTGCCAAGGCAATTTTGCTGGGTTAAATGCTCGGATATAAACGCTGCATTTTTTGACGTGCATCCTTGGTTTTAAAACCCCAATAAACACTGGGTTTTTGTTGATTACGCTGTGACTCCCAAGTAGCAATTTCAGAAGATAATATTTCTACATTAGGAATACGTCGTTCTAAGCATTGGCGAGATAAAATTGATAATTCAATTTCTACTTGATTCAACCAGGAAGCGTGTTTAGGAGTATAGTGAAACTCTAATTTCCGAATAATGCGGCGTGCTTCTTGTGGAGGGAAAACTTCATATAAAACACTTGGAGTATGAATGTTTAGGTTATCAACAAGTAAAGGTATCACATCAGCTTAGGGGTAATAAACATCTACTAAATCTTTTAATTGTTTAGCAAAATCAGCTTTTGTCCGACGTTGTGTAACTTCAATATGCCTCCACCCGGCTATTGGTTCAAAAAAGCCAAATAAATTTACAACACCATTGCGTTTATACTCACAATCATAACCTTCAGGCTGATATGGTTCTGGTGGCAAAGGAAGTCTTACTTCTTCTACTAATTGATATGGGCGTTCATCTACACAGAGTGTAGGTTTTTTCGGATCATATAGCTCATTGTACAAATCCAAAACATCTTCCATTCTGAACACATACTCTGGGTTAACTTCGGGAATACACCACTGTTCTTTTAACCACGGTTTAATGTCATTTTTTTTAGAGTTTGGTGTATTGTTTCGTCTGAAATTCAATCTATAATACCAACCTTCACTAAATGCTCCGCTAATAATTGCATTGTCCAACACACTCTTCCTTCTGGCGGATTAGAACAAGCAGTCGCAATCAAAAATGCTTCTTGTTTTTCATCTAATTTTTTGGGTTTTGGTGGATTTTCCCCATCCTTTAAAGCAAACTCTAATCCACCAATCACAAACTTTTCTCTTGTCCTTTCCACCGTGGCAACATGAACTCGAACTGCGGCAGCGCCGTGTCCGTTTCTCCCTCAGATGCCATTCAAAGAATGTTTGCACGGGTTATACTTCTTGCTTTGTGCTTTCCTTTTTTGAGGATTGCTTGCAGTTGTAAAATTTCCTCTTCGCTTAAATCTACAACATACTTTTTTGCCATGGTCAACCCCTTTTTTGACTAGTTTATCAATTAGAGGGGCTTACCCAGCAACATTGCCTTGGTTGACTACTAGAGATTTTGTTTTTGATTACCTAATTATTCGTGCTGGCTTTTCTGCTAGTGTTATTGCTGAACGGTTAGCAACTCAGTCTGGTAAGAAAGTGCTGATTGTAGACAAGCGCAATCACATCAGTGGTAACGCCTATGATCATTACAATGAGCATGGTATTCTCGTCCACAAATACGGACTCCACATTTTTAATACCAACTCTTGCGAAATCTTTGAATACCTCTCGCGTTTTACTCGGTGGGGTTCTTACGAACATCGTGTCCTTGCTAGTGTAGATGATCAATTAGTCTCCATACCTATTAACCTTGACACTATTAACAAACTCTATGGCATGGATCTTAATTCTTTTGAGGTCGAAGATTTTTTCAAAGCACTTGCTGAACCAAAAAAATATATTTACACCTCAGAAGATGTGGTTGTCAGCAAAGTTGGACGAGTATTATATGAAAAGTTTTTCCGGGGTGACACTCGCAAGCAATGCGGACTCGACCCATCGGAACTTGATAAATCAGTAATTGCCCGAATCCCTACTCGCAACAACCGCGATGCTCGCTATTTTACTGATACTTACCAACCCATGCCACTGCATGGTTTTACACGGTTATTTGAGAATATGTTAAATCACCCCAATATTAAGGTGATGCTTAACACTGATTATCTGGAAATTCAAAAAGCTATACCTTGTCGAGAAATGGTTTATACAGGGTCAGTGGA
It encodes the following:
- a CDS encoding pentapeptide repeat-containing protein yields the protein MEVIKRLENYPIETSLSAIKALEHLVEVNPEYHWTIIDMLTKFVRNTTTNLCSQEVTGDSSANMRAVIQAAMTVIVRRDTNKDPENEQIDLSYTDLRGINLQNANLEKSNLYQANLSKVNLSGANLECAILSASNLSGANLNFVNLSGAILSAANLSGANLSGANLHRANLYLASLHDAILNDTMLDGANLREAKLNF
- a CDS encoding FAD-dependent oxidoreductase; translated protein: MLKKLVLIGGGHSHALVLRLFGNKPLSGVRLALITPDIYTPYSGMLPGHIAGFYSYSQCDIDLQSLSNFAHAQLCLDHVIGLDLKNRKVLCANQPTVDFDILSINISSTPTKLSVPGAVEYTIAAKPVAQFLEHWYQLQENAVRNPQKALNIAIVGGGDVELALSILAGVRKLEIYLFQSSKELMPSHHQSVRRIMRDILSNQDVKLHLGERVCEVVKLINKGLTIKCESGLMVTCDQVFWVTHASAGSWLKAAGIGTDDQGFILVNDNLQSVTHPHIFAAGDIAKMINYQLPKAGVFAVHKGNPLYENLRSMILGESLKPYKPQTAYFSLIVTGDGRVLANRAILPLPSHQLWWCWKDCIDRNFMAQSPHQ
- a CDS encoding SDR family NAD(P)-dependent oxidoreductase, which encodes MGTALEKAGTSGDALDLYIFGNVLRAGHGHSLPRQAAFKIGMPDTINGYAVDMVCSSGMMSAIMYDRRSGSVVCISSISGEQGKLGQTNYAASKAAVIGLTKSLAREAAMYGVRVNAVAPGGLIETE
- the glf gene encoding UDP-galactopyranose mutase, which encodes MPWSTPFLTSLSIRGAYPATLPWLTTRDFVFDYLIIRAGFSASVIAERLATQSGKKVLIVDKRNHISGNAYDHYNEHGILVHKYGLHIFNTNSCEIFEYLSRFTRWGSYEHRVLASVDDQLVSIPINLDTINKLYGMDLNSFEVEDFFKALAEPKKYIYTSEDVVVSKVGRVLYEKFFRGDTRKQCGLDPSELDKSVIARIPTRNNRDARYFTDTYQPMPLHGFTRLFENMLNHPNIKVMLNTDYLEIQKAIPCREMVYTGSVDEFFDYRYAKLPYHSLDFEYETHNTQVFQPAPVINYPNEHLYTPMTEFKYLTGQEHSKTNIVYEFPKAEGDPYYPVPRPANQEIYKQDKALVDTRAGSHFVGRLATYKYYNMDQCVDQAFSVYK